A single window of Eisenibacter elegans DSM 3317 DNA harbors:
- a CDS encoding single-stranded DNA-binding protein, whose amino-acid sequence MKGLNKVMLIGNLGKDPEIQTLEGGYAIAKFSLATSESYRDKNGVLQTETEWHNIIAWRGLAEVAAKYLKKGSTIYIEGKLKTRSYEDNNGVKKYVTEVIADKLLMLKD is encoded by the coding sequence ATGAAAGGGCTCAACAAAGTAATGCTAATAGGAAATCTAGGGAAAGATCCTGAGATACAAACCTTGGAGGGTGGCTACGCCATCGCCAAGTTTTCACTGGCTACTAGTGAAAGCTACAGAGACAAAAACGGAGTACTCCAAACAGAAACCGAATGGCACAATATCATCGCCTGGCGCGGACTGGCTGAAGTGGCTGCAAAATATCTCAAAAAAGGTAGTACCATCTATATAGAAGGAAAACTCAAAACCCGTAGCTATGAAGACAACAATGGAGTGAAAAAATACGTAACTGAAGTAATCGCAGACAAACTACTGATGCTGAAAGATTGA